A region of Pseudorasbora parva isolate DD20220531a chromosome 14, ASM2467924v1, whole genome shotgun sequence DNA encodes the following proteins:
- the LOC137039685 gene encoding uncharacterized protein, producing the protein METRIFSTCLFTVSAFLLHGVFTADKERVSVSVMEGDSVTLKANVTTNQQEKIKWYFNNTLIAHINRSLSVICTDVQCKEDNVTERFRGRLKLIHQIGSLTIMNINRTHSGDYTLVIINGSDSETIFSVTVHGVFTADKERVSVSVMEGDSVTLNTNVTTNQQEKIKWYFNNTLIAHINRSLSMICTDVQCKEDNVTERFRGRLKLVHQTGSLTIMNINRTHSGDYTLVIINSSDSETIFSVTVHASERDECIPITEITGNQSKICTYDQCEEIFRDRLKLDHQTGSSEPLTLEFINYRYVATDSESSGASVAVFLILSGFH; encoded by the exons GTGTTTTCACTGCTGATAAAGAGAGAGTCTCAGTGTCTGTgatggagggagattcagtcacTCTAAAAGCTAATGTAACAACAAACCAACAAGAAAAGATTAAATGGTATTTTAATAACACTCTCATCGCTCACATCAATAGAAGTCTCAGTGTGATCTGTACAGATGTTCAGTGTAAAGAAGATAATGTTACTGAGAGATTCAGAGGCAGACTGAAGCTGATTCATCAGattggatctctgaccatcatgAACATCAACAGAACACACTCTGGAGATTATACACTAGTGATCATCAACGGCAGCGACAGTGAAACAATCTTCAGTGTTACTGTTCATG GTGTTTTCACTGCTGATAAAGAGAGAGTCTCAGTGTCTGTgatggagggagattcagtcacTCTAAACACTAATGTAACAACAAACCAACAAGAAAAGATTAAATGGTATTTTAATAACACTCTCATCGCTCACATCAATAGAAGTCTCAGTATGATCTGTACAGATGTTCAGTGTAAAGAAGATAATGTTACTGAGAGATTCAGAGGCAGACTGAAGCTGGTTCAtcagactggatctctgaccatcatgAATATCAACAGAACACACTCTGGAGATTATACACTAGTGATCATCAACAGCAGCGACAGTGAAACAATCTTCAGTGTTACTGTTCATG CGTCTGAACGAGATGAAT GTATTCCCATCACTGAAATTACTGGAAATCAGAGTAAAATCTGTACATATGATCAGTGTGAAGAGatattcagagacagactgaagctggatcatcAGACTGGATCATCAGAACCGCTGACTCTGGAGTTTATCAACTACAGATATGTAGCTACAGATTCAGAATCATCAGGAGCTTCTGTCGCTGTGTTTCTGATACTG tcaggctttcattga